A region from the Toxotes jaculatrix isolate fToxJac2 chromosome 2, fToxJac2.pri, whole genome shotgun sequence genome encodes:
- the LOC121199043 gene encoding tumor necrosis factor receptor superfamily member 14-like isoform X2: MKTTNLPFKMTSTRKPVTAASLLILMIKVFSGNTLTCNPAEYQIEDECCPMCPPGSRVKTDCTEFRSTSCSPCMDGSFMNKPTERRECFPCTICDAGSGLKIKTSCTATSDTLCEPLEGFYCIDFTENHCVAAQKHSSCQPGQYIREKGTVLRDTVCSDCSGGTFSDGTFPSCQPHTQCQSQNLQLIRAGTASTDAECGPHSSHGAVILISVGVLLFILIFIISFVVCVFFLKKGM; the protein is encoded by the exons ATGAAAACTACCAACCtgccatttaaaatgacttctACAAGAAAACCTGTGACAGCTGCATCTCTGTTG ATACTTATGATCAAAGTCTTCAGTGGAAATACCCTGACATGTAATCCAGCAGAATATCAGATAGAGGACGAATGCTGTCCTATGTGTCCTCCTG GAAGTCGTGTTAAAACAGATTGTACAGAGTTCAGAAGTACTTCCTGTTCGCCCTGCATGGATGGATCCTTCATGAATAAACCTACTGAACGCAGAGAATGTTTCCCCTGCACAATCTGTGATGCAG GTTCTGGTCTGAAGATAAAGACTTCATGCACAGCAACCTCAGATACACTTTGTGAACCACTGGAAGGATTCTACTGTATAGACTTCACAGAGAACCACTGTgtggcagcacagaaacacagcagctgtcaaccAGGACAATACATCAGGGAGAAAG gaacagtcctcagagacactgtgtgctctgactGCAGTGGGGGGACATTTTCAGATGGGACATTTCCATCttgtcagccacacacaca ATGTCAATCACAAAACCTTCAGCTGATAAGAGCAGGAACTGCTTCAACTGATGCTGAATGTGGACCACACAGTTCACATGGGGCAGTGATTCTGATCAGTGTTGGAGTTTTgctttttatattaatttttatAATTTCctttgtagtttgtgtttttttcttgaagaAGGGAATGTGA
- the pex10 gene encoding peroxisome biogenesis factor 10 — MPLAPANQSQLIRSSQKDEYYRTFLRNNANEAFQTLAGSKRWLDWRKEIELLSDLVYYGLTTVSGYQTLGEEYVSIVQVDPTKRRIPSRARRGLFVLCHAFLPYFLDKVLVCLENELERGQENVGGVSRQQAASWPWSLESWLKRWVQRAVGLLSEPQRRACVPATFVLQQCLTLLHRLHVALFYISGSFYHLSKRTAGISYLRVMGLNTSDGTIRSSYRLLGAVSLLQLLITVCLQFNNFRQRQRARQEWKLYRNLSPQHTQSPSPRAARCILCLEERRHSTSTPCGHLFCWECITEWCNTKAECPLCREKFQPHRLVYLRNYS, encoded by the exons ATGCCCCTCGCCCCTGCAAACCAGTCCCAGTTGATTCGTTCCAGCCAAAAGGACGAATATTACCGTACCTTCCTGAGAAACAATGCCAACGAAGCTTTTCAAACACTTGCTG GATCCAAAAGATGGCTGGACTGGAGGAAAGAGATAGAGCTGCTGTCTGATCTTGTATACTATGGTTTAACAACAGTCTCAG GCTACCAGACTCTGGGAGAGGAGTACGTCAGCATCGTCCAGGTGGATCCCACTAAACGACGGATCCCCTCCCGAGCCAGACGCGGGCTCTTTGTCCTCTGCCATGCCTTCTTGCCTTACTTCCTGGACAAGGTCCTGGTGTGCCTAGAGAACGAGCTGGAACGTGGGCAGGAGAACGTCGGTGGTGTCAGTCGGCAGCAGGCGGCGTCCTGGCCATGGAGCCTGGAGTCTTGGCTGAAGAGATGGGTGCAGAGAGCAGTGGggctgctgtcagagccccAGAGGAGAGCGTGTGTGCCGGCCACGTTTGTCCTCCAGCAGTGTCTGACCCTCCTACACCGACTCCATGTGGCTCTGTTCTACATCAGCGGCTCTTTCTATCACCTGTCCAAGAGGACGGCTGGTATCAGTTAT ctgcgtGTGATGGGGCTGAACACCAGTGACGGGACCATCAGGAGCAGCTACAGGCTGCTGGGGGCCGTGTCCCTCCTTCAGCTGCTCATCACTGTCTGTCTTCAGTTCAACAacttcagacagagacagagggccAGGCAGGAGTGGAAGCTCTATAGGAACCTCAG tcctcagcacacacagagcccGAGCCCCAGAGCTGCCCGCTGCATCCTCTgtctggaggagaggagacactccacctccaccccctgTGGACATCTCTTCTGCTGGGAGTGCATCACAGAGTGGTGCAACACCAAG GCAGAATGCCCTCTGTGTCGGGAGAAGTTCCAGCCTCACAGACTCGTGTACCTGAGGAACTACAGCTAA
- the LOC121198536 gene encoding N-acylglucosamine 2-epimerase — protein sequence MSAVKLEESRERIRAELDNVVDFWLKYSHDTVHGGFFTCLGRDGKVYDELKYVWLQGRQVWMYCRLYRTMARFRKPEILDAAIAGGAFLRRFARVSSSSGQWKCAFCLTRDGKAVKIQRTIFSECFYIMAMDELSRVTGDKEMQLEAEQMMEQLIHWVRVDSSGLGRPQLPGDIPTNSMAVPMMLLCLVQQLTEGRGQEVAQKYRELGSWCVQQILQHIQRGGTAILENVSLDGAELPGCQGRLQNPGHALEAGWFLLQYSAEWSDEELQKTAINKFVELPYQYGWDKEHGGLFYFLDVDGHCPTQLEWSMKLWWPHCEALVAFLMAYSQTKKPELLDRFSQVYEYTLSHFPDAKSGEWFGYLTQEGKVALDFKGGPFKGFFHVPRCLYMCERILDDLLAKND from the exons ATGTCTGCGGTGAAGCTGGAGGAGAGTCGAGAGCGGATTCGCGCAGAGCTGGATAACGTGGTGGACTTCTGGCTCAAATACTCTCATGACACCGTACATGG AGGATTCTTCACTTGTCTTGGGAGAGATGGGAAGGTTTACGATGAGCTGAAGtatgtgtggctgcagggtaGACAG GTGTGGATGTACTGCCGCCTATACAGAACCATGGCTCGCTTCCGCAAACCTGAAATCCTTGACGCAGCAATAGCTG GAGGAGCTTTCCTCAGAAGGTTTGCTCGTGTGTCCAGCAGCAGTGGTCAGTGGAAATGTGCCTTCTGCTTAACAAGAGATGGTAAAGCCGTCAAAATTCAGAGGACGATATTCAGTGAGTGTTTCTATATCATGGCCATGGATGAACTGAGCAGGGTCACTGGTGACAAGGAGATGCAg CTGGAGGCCGAACAGatgatggagcagctgatccacTGGGTTCGCGTGGACTCGTCAGGCCTGGGCCGACCCCAGCTTCCCGGAGACATTCCCACCAACAGCATGGCAGTACCCATGATGCTGCTGTGTCTGGTGCAGCAGCTCACTGAAGGCAGGGGTCAGGAGGTGGCTCAGAAGTACAGAGAGCTGGGAAGCTGGTGTGTACAGCAGATTCTACAGCACATCCAG AGAGGCGGCACAGCTATTTTAGAGAATGTGTCACTGGACGGAGCAGAGCTGCCGGGTTGCCAGGGCCGACTGCAGAACCCAG GCCATGCCCTGGAAGCAGGCTGGTTCCTGCTTCAGTACAGTGCAGAGTGGAGCGACGAGGAGCTCCAGAAGACCGCCATTAACAAGTTTGTGGAGCTGCCTTATCAGTACGGCTGGGATAAAGAGCACGGTGGGCTCTTCTACTTCCTGGATGTGGATGGTCACTGCCCCACACAG TTGGAGTGGAGTATGAAGCTGTGGTGGCCTCACTGTGAGGCTCTCGTTGCCTTCCTGATGGCCTACAGCCAAACCAAGAAGCCAGAGCTGCTGGACAGATTCTCCCAAGTTTATGAATACACCCTCAGCCAT TTTCCTGACGCTAAGAGCGGAGAGTGGTTTGGCTATTTGACACAAGAAGGGAAAGTAGCTCTGGATTTTAAAGGAGGCCCCTTTAAAG GGTTCTTCCATGTGCCTCGCTGCCTGTACATGTGTGAGCGGATTCTGGATGATCTGCTGGCGAAGAATGACTGA
- the LOC121199034 gene encoding uncharacterized protein LOC121199034, translating to MAGNSLGPSFLCSLCSASVFIGGCAFLFVIAFPVFQIALGVVYVYECPAAPLIPVYVMLCGILALLLMVLVALPKFLCPTAQSNTVWTVLLISLILFVLIWFFFGSYQVYSVYPPNYDKNITDPNTVNNTIYSPTAPASKLGLTLENQNQSLPNFNQSHVIHNNQSLMKPISTLAPRNTSSKTSGEHLNASQAQRVMAVVPYCNRTVYLFAFWTNTLVYVFAGNALVIFICLYGCMAVTEKVGKYLS from the exons ATGGCAGGGAACTCCCTGGGACCTTCCTTTTTATGTAGCTTGTGCAGTGCTAGTGTCTTTATTGGAG GATGCGCCTTTCTCTTCGTGATAGCTTTCCCAGTTTTCCAGATCGCCTTAG GTGTGGTCTACGTGTATGAGTGTCCAGCTGCACCACTTATCCCAGTGTATGTGATGCTGTGTGGGATACTGGCCCTGCTGCTGATGGTCCTGGTTGCGTTGCCAAAGTTCCTCTGTCCAACAGCACAAAGCAACACAGTCTGGACTGTGTTGCTCATCAGTCTGATCCTGTTTGTCCTGATCTGGTTCTTCTTTG gCAGTTACCAGGTTTACTCTGTATATCCACCCAACTATGACAAGAACATCACAGACCCAAACACTGTCAACAACACGATCTACTCTCCTACTGCACCTGCCAGCAAGCTCGGCCTCACCCTggagaaccagaaccagagccTTCCAAACTTTAACCAGTCCCACGTGATCCACAACAACCAGAGTCTGATGAAGCCGATTTCAACTTTGGCTCCCCGTAACACGAGCAGTAAGACGAGCGGAGAGCACCTGAACGCCTCACAAGCACAACGTGTCATGGCTGTGGTGCCTTACTGCAACAGGACCGTGTACCTGTTTGCTTTCTGGACCAACACGCTGGTCTATGTGTTTGCAGGAAACGCTCTGGTAATCTTCATCTGTTTATACGGTTGCATGGCAGTTACAGAGAAGGTTGGAAAATATCTCTCTTAA